The proteins below come from a single Stutzerimonas stutzeri RCH2 genomic window:
- the chrA gene encoding chromate efflux transporter: MSETAMQATEQDQDRVEKIGLLEAFLFWLKLGFISFGGPAGQISIMHQELVERRRWISERRFLHALNYCMLLPGPEAQQLATYIGWLMHRTWGGVIAGVLFVLPSLFILIALSWVYIAFGEVPVVAGLFYGIKPAVTAIVVQAAHRIGSRALKNNWLWAIAAASFVAIFALNIPFPLIVLGAAMIGYLGGRYAPDKFSVGGGHGASKQSYGPALIDDDTPPPAHARFRWSRLALLVAVGAVLWALPMGLLTALYGWEGTLTQMGWFFTKAALLTFGGAYAVLPYVYQGAVGHYGWLTPTQMIDGLALGETTPGPLIMVVAFVGFVGAYVHQVFGPEQAFLAGAVAASLVTWFTFLPSFLFILAGGPLVESTHNELKFTAPLTGITAAVVGVILNLALFFGYHVLWPEGFAGSFDWLSALIAVGAAVALFRFKRGVIQVLVGCALVGLAIHLLR, from the coding sequence ATGAGTGAGACAGCCATGCAAGCGACAGAGCAAGACCAGGACAGGGTAGAAAAAATTGGCCTACTCGAGGCATTTCTGTTCTGGCTGAAACTCGGTTTCATCAGCTTCGGTGGCCCAGCCGGGCAGATCTCGATCATGCACCAGGAGCTGGTGGAGCGGCGGCGCTGGATCTCGGAGCGCCGTTTCCTGCATGCGTTGAACTACTGCATGCTCCTGCCAGGCCCGGAGGCTCAGCAACTGGCCACCTATATCGGCTGGCTCATGCATCGCACTTGGGGTGGGGTGATCGCCGGCGTACTGTTTGTGCTGCCCTCACTGTTCATCCTGATCGCCCTGTCCTGGGTCTACATCGCTTTCGGCGAAGTGCCGGTGGTGGCGGGATTGTTTTACGGCATCAAACCCGCCGTCACCGCCATCGTTGTTCAGGCTGCCCACCGTATCGGTTCACGCGCGCTGAAAAACAACTGGTTGTGGGCGATCGCTGCTGCCTCCTTCGTGGCGATCTTCGCCCTCAATATCCCGTTCCCGCTGATCGTTCTAGGGGCGGCCATGATTGGCTACCTGGGCGGACGCTATGCCCCGGACAAGTTCAGCGTCGGTGGTGGGCATGGGGCATCCAAACAGTCCTATGGGCCGGCATTGATCGACGATGACACGCCACCGCCGGCGCATGCGCGCTTCCGCTGGTCGCGCTTGGCTCTGTTGGTCGCCGTAGGAGCTGTGCTGTGGGCCTTGCCGATGGGGCTACTGACCGCCCTATATGGTTGGGAGGGCACCCTGACTCAAATGGGCTGGTTCTTCACCAAGGCTGCTCTACTCACCTTCGGCGGCGCCTATGCGGTATTGCCGTATGTCTATCAGGGCGCGGTAGGCCATTACGGCTGGCTGACCCCCACCCAGATGATCGATGGCCTGGCGCTGGGCGAGACCACCCCAGGGCCGCTGATCATGGTGGTGGCCTTCGTGGGCTTCGTTGGTGCCTATGTGCATCAGGTCTTCGGGCCAGAACAGGCATTCCTTGCCGGCGCTGTAGCAGCCAGCCTCGTCACCTGGTTTACCTTCCTGCCCTCGTTCCTGTTCATCCTCGCCGGCGGGCCGCTGGTGGAATCCACCCACAACGAACTGAAGTTCACCGCGCCGCTGACCGGCATTACTGCTGCGGTGGTTGGCGTCATCCTCAACCTGGCGCTGTTCTTCGGCTATCACGTGCTGTGGCCTGAGGGTTTTGCTGGCAGCTTCGATTGGCTCTCGGCGTTGATCGCTGTCGGTGCCGCAGTCGCACTTTTCCGCTTCAAGCGTGGAGTCATCCAGGTGTTGGTGGGATGTGCTCTTGTGGGTTTGGCTATCCACCTGTTGCGTTAG
- a CDS encoding rhodanese-like domain-containing protein has protein sequence MERISIRELAEWQASGRCFELLDVRRAIARNADGAQIAEAKWYDPEQLFSWKDQVPRDRPVILYCAHGHEISQGCAATLWAMGLDARYLVDGFAGWREAKQPVCDLV, from the coding sequence ATGGAGCGCATATCGATTCGCGAGCTCGCTGAGTGGCAGGCTTCAGGTCGCTGCTTTGAGTTACTCGATGTGCGCCGAGCTATCGCACGCAACGCTGACGGAGCACAGATCGCTGAGGCGAAATGGTATGACCCCGAACAGCTTTTCTCTTGGAAGGATCAAGTGCCACGGGATCGCCCCGTGATTCTTTACTGCGCTCATGGGCATGAGATCAGCCAGGGGTGTGCCGCTACTCTCTGGGCAATGGGACTGGATGCGCGGTATCTCGTCGACGGCTTTGCAGGTTGGCGTGAAGCCAAGCAGCCGGTGTGCGATTTGGTCTAG
- a CDS encoding YHYH domain-containing protein has translation MKKLSAALIATVIALSSAVAVAHSGGTDSKGCHTNHSTGEYHCH, from the coding sequence ATGAAGAAGCTTTCTGCCGCCCTGATCGCCACCGTGATTGCCCTGTCCTCTGCTGTCGCAGTTGCCCATAGCGGAGGCACCGACTCGAAGGGCTGCCATACCAACCACTCCACGGGCGAGTACCACTGCCATTGA
- a CDS encoding TraX family protein, whose amino-acid sequence MRSTSLDLVKWLAMLTMVIDHLRYLWPEETAWLFVVGRFAFPLFCVGIAANVSRSRPGDLYSDNNFRYLSWLLAFSLISELPYRALSEMSNTLNVMPTLMLGLIVAWSVHHSDRAGLMLGLFTLTVATVLHDRLMYGAFGVLLPATMVLAVQRPGVTWLIPAVISVLANSRDGWIGAGPFGTWWAMATTFAAPLVGLWLLRQKITQHIWPVGRWGYYFYPGHLAVLALFRAAL is encoded by the coding sequence ATGCGCTCGACCAGCCTGGATCTCGTCAAATGGCTCGCCATGCTGACGATGGTCATAGACCACCTGCGCTATCTCTGGCCTGAAGAGACAGCCTGGCTGTTCGTGGTTGGACGCTTCGCCTTCCCACTGTTCTGCGTGGGTATTGCCGCCAACGTGTCACGTTCACGCCCAGGAGATCTGTACAGCGATAACAACTTTCGTTATCTGAGCTGGCTACTGGCTTTTAGCCTCATATCCGAGCTGCCGTATCGGGCGTTGTCCGAGATGAGCAATACGCTGAATGTCATGCCGACACTGATGTTGGGGCTCATAGTTGCTTGGAGTGTCCATCACAGCGATCGTGCAGGCTTGATGCTGGGGCTATTCACGTTGACCGTTGCGACAGTGCTTCATGATCGGCTGATGTACGGCGCGTTTGGAGTCCTGCTGCCGGCCACCATGGTGTTGGCAGTGCAGCGCCCCGGGGTCACCTGGCTCATACCCGCAGTCATCAGCGTGTTGGCCAATAGCCGTGACGGTTGGATCGGAGCTGGTCCCTTTGGCACCTGGTGGGCCATGGCCACGACCTTTGCGGCTCCGCTGGTTGGCCTGTGGCTATTGCGCCAGAAAATCACCCAACACATATGGCCAGTGGGGCGCTGGGGTTACTACTTCTACCCCGGCCATCTAGCGGTGCTGGCGTTGTTTCGTGCGGCTCTCTGA
- a CDS encoding YqaA family protein, producing MWELSGYLGLFLAAFSAATLIPAQSEAVLTGLLISGNYSVVMLLVVATAGNVLGSALNWLLGLYIERYRHKRWFPVSDDKLARAQRAYHRYGRWSLLLSWVPIIGDPLTLIAGVMREPFWSFLLIVLLAKAARYLVLTVVTLGIMG from the coding sequence ATGTGGGAGCTATCAGGCTACCTGGGCCTATTCCTCGCGGCCTTCAGTGCCGCGACTTTGATCCCTGCACAGTCCGAGGCAGTGCTCACCGGCCTGCTGATAAGTGGCAACTACTCGGTGGTCATGCTGTTGGTGGTGGCTACAGCAGGAAACGTTCTGGGTTCCGCGCTCAACTGGCTGCTCGGTCTCTACATTGAGCGTTACCGGCACAAGCGCTGGTTTCCAGTCAGTGACGACAAGCTGGCCCGCGCGCAGCGGGCCTACCACCGCTACGGTCGTTGGTCACTGCTGCTGAGCTGGGTGCCGATCATTGGCGACCCGCTGACCCTGATTGCCGGCGTCATGCGCGAACCCTTTTGGAGCTTCTTATTGATCGTGCTGCTGGCCAAGGCTGCTCGATACTTGGTGCTCACCGTGGTGACCCTCGGGATCATGGGGTAA
- a CDS encoding nickel/cobalt efflux protein RcnA yields MSSFAELLQQGASHAWLYFPSAILLGALHGLEPGHSKTMMAAFIVAIRGTVKQAILLGLAATISHTAVVWLVAMGGMYLGQNLNAETTEPYFQLASAAIIITIALWMLWRTWRGEQMWRFEEGDHAHDHHHDETRRIDTGHGRIELSIFEEGVPPRWRLRTLSGHSWPAEDVSLSTTRPDGTAQLFRFVQCGEYLESESEIPEPHQFTARLSLGHVGHSHDYDLDFHEHDHGHDHSDLQGLELSVEGYQDAHERAHANDIRNRFNNRNVTTGQIILFGLTGGLIPCPAAITVLLLCLQVKEVALGAVLVLCFSVGLALTLVSVGAAAAVGARQASNRWPWLGAVARRAPYLSSVLIIGVGIYVGVHGWIGLTA; encoded by the coding sequence ATGTCGAGCTTTGCCGAATTACTGCAGCAGGGTGCGTCCCACGCTTGGCTGTACTTCCCCAGCGCTATCCTCCTGGGGGCATTGCATGGCCTGGAGCCGGGCCACTCGAAGACCATGATGGCGGCCTTCATCGTCGCCATCCGGGGCACCGTAAAGCAGGCAATCCTGCTGGGTTTGGCAGCGACAATCTCGCACACAGCAGTGGTCTGGCTGGTGGCCATGGGTGGCATGTATCTGGGCCAGAACCTGAATGCCGAAACGACAGAGCCGTACTTCCAGCTCGCTTCTGCCGCGATCATCATCACCATCGCGTTGTGGATGCTCTGGCGCACCTGGCGTGGGGAGCAGATGTGGCGTTTCGAAGAAGGTGATCACGCGCATGATCACCATCACGATGAGACCCGCCGAATCGATACCGGACACGGGCGCATCGAGCTTTCGATCTTTGAAGAAGGTGTTCCCCCGCGCTGGCGCTTGCGCACCCTGAGTGGCCATTCCTGGCCGGCAGAGGACGTGAGCCTGTCGACGACACGCCCAGACGGAACAGCTCAGCTATTCCGCTTTGTGCAGTGCGGCGAATACCTGGAGTCGGAGTCAGAGATCCCCGAACCCCATCAGTTCACCGCGCGCCTGAGCCTTGGTCACGTGGGCCATTCGCACGATTACGACCTCGATTTCCATGAGCACGACCACGGCCACGACCATTCCGATCTGCAGGGCCTGGAGCTGTCGGTGGAGGGGTATCAGGATGCTCATGAGCGAGCCCACGCCAACGACATCCGCAACCGCTTCAATAACCGCAACGTCACCACTGGGCAGATCATCCTATTCGGCCTGACCGGGGGACTGATCCCTTGTCCCGCCGCAATCACGGTGTTGTTGCTGTGCCTGCAGGTGAAGGAAGTCGCACTCGGGGCTGTTCTGGTGCTGTGCTTTAGTGTCGGTCTGGCGCTGACGCTGGTGTCCGTCGGCGCAGCTGCCGCAGTAGGCGCTCGCCAGGCCTCTAATCGTTGGCCATGGCTGGGGGCAGTCGCGCGTCGCGCGCCCTACCTCTCGAGCGTGCTCATCATTGGTGTCGGTATCTATGTCGGCGTTCATGGCTGGATCGGTCTGACCGCCTAA
- a CDS encoding metal-sensing transcriptional repressor gives MSDHEHSHGHRHQSHSDVVKRLKRAEGHLRSIITMIEDGRECVDIAQQLHAVEKAVCQAKRTLIQDHIDHCLEHTMDALATGERTSLEDFKQITKYL, from the coding sequence ATGAGCGATCACGAGCACAGCCATGGCCATCGGCACCAGAGCCACAGCGATGTCGTGAAGCGCCTGAAACGCGCTGAGGGTCATCTGCGCAGCATCATCACCATGATCGAGGATGGTCGTGAGTGCGTTGATATCGCGCAGCAGCTGCATGCCGTTGAGAAGGCCGTGTGCCAGGCCAAGCGCACCCTGATTCAAGATCACATCGATCACTGTCTGGAGCACACGATGGACGCTCTCGCCACTGGCGAGCGCACCTCCCTTGAAGACTTCAAGCAGATCACGAAGTACCTGTAG
- a CDS encoding HupE/UreJ family protein has protein sequence MNSLPLSGATALIARLRRPLFLPLLAIALLMAVMPEALAHGVPEGDKGFIQESTGVMLMPFIYMGAKHMITGYDHLLFLFGVIFFLYRLKDVGLYVTLFALGHSITLLFGVLSNISISSYVIDAIIGFSVVYKALDNLGAFQRWFGYQPDTRAATLIFGLLHGFGLATKIQEFEISSDGLIANLIAFNVGVEIGQLLALGGILILMGYWRRTASFWRHAYTANVAMMSAGFLLMGYQITGLIVSQ, from the coding sequence ATGAATTCGCTTCCCCTGAGCGGGGCAACGGCGCTGATCGCACGCCTGCGTCGACCGCTTTTTCTGCCCCTGCTTGCCATCGCTCTACTGATGGCAGTCATGCCTGAGGCGCTGGCCCACGGTGTGCCCGAAGGAGACAAGGGCTTCATCCAGGAAAGTACCGGCGTGATGTTGATGCCCTTCATCTATATGGGCGCCAAACACATGATCACCGGCTACGACCACCTGCTGTTCCTGTTCGGTGTGATCTTCTTCCTCTACCGCCTGAAGGACGTAGGGCTGTACGTCACGCTGTTCGCGCTTGGTCACTCCATCACCCTGCTCTTTGGGGTGCTGAGCAACATCAGCATCAGCTCTTATGTGATCGACGCCATCATCGGCTTTTCGGTCGTCTACAAGGCCCTGGATAACCTCGGCGCCTTCCAGCGCTGGTTTGGCTATCAACCCGACACCCGCGCAGCAACGCTGATCTTCGGCCTGCTTCATGGCTTCGGTCTGGCTACCAAGATCCAGGAGTTCGAGATCTCTTCTGACGGCCTGATCGCCAACCTGATTGCCTTCAACGTAGGTGTCGAGATCGGCCAGCTACTGGCTCTCGGCGGCATTCTAATTCTGATGGGCTACTGGCGACGTACCGCCAGCTTCTGGCGCCACGCCTATACCGCCAACGTCGCCATGATGAGCGCCGGCTTCTTGCTCATGGGCTACCAGATCACCGGCCTGATCGTCTCTCAGTAA
- a CDS encoding HAD family hydrolase, translating to MILASRAVIFDAFGTLLKIQGGRHPYRSLLKLGQRNGRRPRPNDAHVLMQEPLTFSQAATRLGIRVTRNELADLEQLLADEVAEIEPFEDGLEAVALLKQQGIRVGVCSNLAFPYREAILRHYPNLDTYAFSCELGVIKPTTEIYRTTCELLGARPALTQMIGDSQPCDKDGPSSAGIKGHLLDRVDDAGDYADLLSFAQDVLRG from the coding sequence ATGATCCTTGCAAGTCGAGCTGTCATTTTCGATGCGTTCGGCACTTTGCTAAAAATCCAAGGTGGCCGGCACCCATATCGCAGTCTGCTGAAGCTCGGTCAGAGGAATGGTCGCAGACCGCGCCCAAATGACGCACATGTACTCATGCAGGAGCCGCTGACTTTCTCCCAGGCCGCTACTCGGTTGGGCATCAGAGTCACACGTAACGAGCTGGCCGACCTAGAGCAGCTATTGGCTGATGAGGTGGCAGAAATAGAGCCATTTGAGGATGGGCTAGAAGCGGTTGCACTACTGAAGCAACAGGGGATTCGGGTAGGCGTTTGTTCGAACCTGGCCTTCCCTTACCGAGAAGCCATCTTGAGGCACTACCCGAACCTAGATACCTATGCATTCAGCTGTGAGCTCGGAGTGATCAAGCCAACCACTGAAATCTACCGTACGACTTGCGAGCTCCTTGGAGCACGGCCGGCCCTAACGCAAATGATCGGAGACTCGCAACCCTGTGACAAAGATGGGCCTAGCAGCGCTGGCATCAAGGGCCATCTTCTCGACAGAGTGGATGATGCCGGTGACTACGCGGATCTTCTCAGTTTCGCCCAAGATGTTTTGCGAGGCTGA
- a CDS encoding HAD domain-containing protein, whose protein sequence is MRRLLFLDFDGVLHPDAVYRTRRGVALRAEGGLFMWASLLVEALAGHPDVSIVLSTSWVRNLGFHRARKALPAQLHQRVIGATWHSAMSRSSTDYIAWDNQTRYQQIAAYLARRTEPVSWLAIDDDARGWRMQTASGWFSQLLTAGLLIPTPWMS, encoded by the coding sequence ATGAGGCGACTACTGTTCCTCGATTTCGACGGCGTACTACACCCCGACGCCGTATACCGGACACGACGTGGAGTCGCACTGCGCGCCGAGGGTGGGCTGTTCATGTGGGCGTCGCTGCTGGTCGAGGCTCTGGCAGGGCACCCGGACGTGAGTATCGTGCTATCGACCAGTTGGGTGCGGAACCTTGGCTTTCATAGGGCTCGCAAGGCTCTGCCGGCCCAGCTGCATCAGCGGGTCATCGGTGCGACGTGGCACTCAGCCATGTCCAGAAGTTCGACCGACTACATAGCCTGGGACAACCAGACCCGGTATCAGCAGATCGCGGCGTACCTGGCGCGCCGCACTGAACCTGTAAGCTGGTTAGCTATCGATGACGACGCTAGGGGCTGGCGAATGCAGACCGCGAGCGGCTGGTTCTCACAGCTCCTCACCGCGGGCTTGCTGATTCCAACGCCATGGATGAGCTGA
- a CDS encoding antitoxin Xre/MbcA/ParS toxin-binding domain-containing protein, which yields MHTHIMKGIPVAQLAKLLRHGDIDAHACEQITPGPAPKEHLADMMTIPGVSPGDRLSVDESDRLFRVVHTLVVAELLFGSHEKARRWLSKPKDRLHGSSPLQMLTSTAGARLVEELMTQLAEGFVL from the coding sequence ATGCATACGCACATCATGAAAGGCATCCCTGTGGCTCAGTTGGCAAAGCTGCTCAGGCACGGGGACATCGATGCCCATGCGTGCGAGCAGATCACGCCAGGCCCTGCGCCGAAGGAGCACCTGGCTGACATGATGACTATTCCAGGCGTCTCACCTGGTGATCGACTGTCTGTGGATGAGAGCGACCGGCTCTTTCGGGTCGTGCATACCCTCGTGGTGGCCGAGCTTCTGTTTGGTTCTCATGAAAAAGCGAGACGCTGGCTCTCGAAGCCGAAGGATCGCCTCCACGGCAGCTCACCACTGCAAATGCTGACATCTACGGCAGGAGCCCGGCTCGTCGAGGAGCTGATGACTCAGCTGGCAGAGGGCTTCGTTCTTTAG
- a CDS encoding recombinase family protein, with protein sequence MKIGYARVSRDDQQLDLQHDALTAAGCERIFSDKMSGAKASRPGLDEALAFARPGDVLVVWRLDRLGRSMSELLRLTANLEASGVGLESLKEQIDTTSAAGRLVFHVFAAMAEFERNLIRERTFAGLEAARARGRQGGRPGVPPETIAAIQALAGDQNRTPDEICKALKISRSTLYKYR encoded by the coding sequence ATGAAGATTGGGTATGCGCGAGTATCACGGGATGATCAGCAGCTCGATCTTCAGCATGACGCGCTGACTGCTGCCGGTTGCGAGCGGATCTTCAGCGACAAGATGAGTGGTGCCAAAGCATCGCGCCCGGGTCTTGATGAAGCGCTGGCATTTGCCAGGCCTGGCGATGTTCTGGTTGTCTGGCGGCTTGACCGCCTCGGCCGCTCAATGTCCGAGTTGCTGCGCCTCACTGCCAACCTCGAAGCCAGTGGCGTGGGCCTGGAAAGCCTGAAGGAACAGATTGACACCACCAGTGCTGCCGGCCGCCTGGTTTTTCATGTGTTCGCTGCGATGGCGGAGTTCGAAAGAAACCTGATTCGAGAACGCACATTTGCCGGTCTCGAAGCGGCGCGTGCCAGGGGGCGGCAAGGAGGGCGGCCTGGGGTGCCGCCAGAAACGATAGCTGCGATACAAGCTCTGGCAGGTGATCAGAATCGTACGCCCGACGAGATATGCAAGGCGCTGAAGATCAGCCGAAGCACCCTCTACAAGTATCGCTAA
- a CDS encoding type I restriction endonuclease subunit R: MLNEQQLEELCLNWFQQVGWRFAHGPDIAPDSSAPERTDYRQVVLRERLLAALARINPQIPAAALEQAVHALQTVSEPQMVVRNRSVHRLLLSGVAVQFEIGEQKKQDWVYFIDFAQPSNNDFLVVNQFTITGTRQPRRPDLIAFVNGLPLAVVELKNPANEQTDVWDAFNQLQTYKDEISDLFNSNAALVVSDGWTARVGSLTANAERMLPWRTVLNEDDRPRLQMELETVVRGFFKPELFLDYVRHFVLFEQDGDSIVKKIAGYHQFHAVREAVRATVIASQHADKGVLAIHEERATYAKEVKPGSRKAGVVWHTQGSGKSITMACYAGKLLQQSEMKNPTLVVVTDRNDLDGQLFATFCAASDLLKTTPQQAGDRDELREMLASREAGGIIFTTVQKFALQEDEEKHPLLSDRTNIVVISDEAHRSQYGSKGRLDTKTGKYVFGYAKHLHDALKNATFLGFTGTPIALEDRDTREVFGDYVSIYDIQDAVDDGATVPIFYESRLAKLDVNQAEIDTLNEQVEEVVEDEEDIVSREKTKGEWAALEKLVGSEPRLQQVARDLIEHFEARVSVADGKAMIVCMSRDICAHLYNAIVSLRPDWHSDDPEQGAIKIVMTGSAADKALLQPHLYSKQVKKRLETRFKDVKDPLKLVIVRDMWLTGFDAPCCHTMYIDKPMKGHNLMQAIARVNRVFKNKPGGLVVDYIGIANELKAALKTYTDAKGKGDPTHNSAEALAVLLEKMDIVRGMMHGFDYSAFETQPLELLVPVSNHILGLKDGKTRFLDTMLAVTKAFSLCGTLDEAAPLRKEIAFFSAIKAAITKFTTVDKKRSDAEKNSALKQILDNAITSDGVDDIFALAGLDKPNIGLLSDEFLEDVRQMESRNLAVELLEKLLRDEVKARARNNVVQEKKYGDRLLETLRRYHNRAIETAQVIEELIQMAKEFKAALEREAALGLSHDEIAFYDALANNESAVRELGDETLKKIAAELTEKLRASTTIDWQVRESVRAKLRILVRRCLQRWKYPPDQQSDAVELVLKQAESLSNEWSL, from the coding sequence GTTGAACGAACAGCAACTCGAAGAACTGTGCCTGAACTGGTTCCAGCAGGTTGGCTGGCGATTCGCCCACGGCCCGGACATCGCACCGGATAGCAGCGCCCCCGAGCGGACCGACTACCGCCAGGTGGTTCTGCGAGAACGCCTGTTGGCCGCATTGGCACGGATTAATCCGCAGATTCCAGCTGCCGCCCTTGAACAGGCTGTGCACGCGCTGCAAACGGTGAGTGAGCCGCAGATGGTGGTGCGCAACCGCAGCGTGCACCGTTTGTTGCTCAGCGGTGTGGCGGTGCAGTTTGAAATCGGTGAGCAGAAGAAGCAGGACTGGGTGTACTTCATCGACTTTGCCCAACCTAGCAACAACGACTTTCTGGTGGTGAACCAGTTCACCATAACAGGCACAAGGCAGCCACGCCGGCCAGACTTGATCGCCTTCGTCAATGGCTTACCGCTGGCCGTGGTGGAGCTGAAGAACCCCGCCAACGAACAAACGGACGTCTGGGACGCTTTTAATCAGCTGCAAACATACAAGGACGAAATCAGCGACCTGTTCAACAGCAACGCCGCCTTGGTGGTGAGTGATGGCTGGACGGCGCGGGTCGGTTCGCTCACGGCGAATGCCGAACGTATGCTGCCCTGGCGCACCGTCCTCAACGAAGACGACCGACCGCGTCTGCAGATGGAGCTGGAGACGGTGGTGCGTGGCTTCTTCAAGCCTGAGCTGTTTCTGGATTACGTGCGGCACTTCGTGCTGTTCGAGCAGGATGGCGACAGCATCGTCAAAAAGATTGCCGGCTATCACCAGTTTCATGCGGTACGTGAGGCTGTGCGCGCCACGGTGATTGCCTCCCAACATGCGGATAAAGGCGTGCTGGCGATCCACGAAGAGCGTGCGACCTATGCCAAAGAGGTGAAGCCGGGCTCACGCAAAGCGGGTGTGGTGTGGCACACGCAGGGTTCGGGCAAGAGCATCACCATGGCCTGCTATGCGGGCAAGCTGTTGCAACAGTCCGAGATGAAGAACCCCACATTGGTCGTCGTGACCGACCGCAACGACCTAGACGGCCAGTTATTCGCCACCTTCTGCGCCGCCAGTGACTTGCTCAAGACAACCCCACAGCAAGCCGGTGACCGCGATGAGTTGCGCGAGATGCTGGCCTCACGCGAGGCGGGCGGCATCATCTTCACCACGGTGCAAAAATTCGCGCTGCAGGAGGATGAAGAGAAGCATCCGTTGCTCTCAGATCGCACCAATATCGTGGTGATTTCCGATGAGGCCCATCGCAGCCAGTACGGCAGCAAAGGCCGGTTGGACACCAAGACCGGCAAGTATGTGTTTGGCTATGCCAAACATCTGCACGATGCACTGAAAAACGCCACCTTCCTCGGCTTTACAGGCACACCCATTGCCTTGGAAGACCGTGATACCCGCGAAGTGTTTGGTGACTACGTCAGCATCTACGACATTCAAGATGCCGTGGACGATGGCGCAACAGTGCCTATTTTCTACGAAAGCCGGCTGGCCAAGCTGGATGTGAACCAAGCCGAAATCGACACGCTCAATGAGCAGGTTGAAGAGGTTGTTGAAGACGAAGAAGACATCGTCAGCCGAGAAAAAACCAAAGGCGAGTGGGCCGCGCTGGAAAAGCTTGTGGGTTCAGAACCTCGCCTGCAGCAGGTGGCGCGTGACCTGATCGAGCACTTTGAGGCGCGCGTATCTGTGGCAGACGGCAAGGCCATGATCGTGTGCATGAGTCGCGACATTTGCGCTCATCTCTATAACGCCATCGTAAGTTTGCGCCCGGACTGGCACAGCGATGACCCCGAGCAAGGGGCTATCAAGATCGTGATGACGGGCTCGGCTGCTGACAAGGCTCTGCTGCAGCCGCACCTTTACAGCAAGCAGGTGAAGAAACGGCTGGAAACTCGCTTTAAAGACGTGAAAGACCCGTTGAAGCTGGTGATTGTGCGCGACATGTGGCTGACAGGCTTTGACGCGCCGTGTTGCCACACCATGTACATCGATAAGCCCATGAAAGGGCACAACCTGATGCAGGCCATTGCTCGCGTCAACCGGGTGTTTAAGAACAAGCCTGGCGGGCTGGTGGTGGACTACATCGGCATCGCCAACGAGCTGAAAGCGGCGCTAAAGACTTATACCGACGCCAAAGGTAAGGGTGACCCCACGCACAACTCTGCTGAAGCATTGGCTGTGCTGTTAGAGAAGATGGATATCGTGCGAGGAATGATGCACGGCTTTGACTACAGCGCGTTTGAAACCCAGCCACTCGAACTACTGGTGCCCGTTTCCAACCATATTCTGGGCCTAAAGGACGGGAAAACGCGCTTCCTCGACACCATGTTGGCGGTGACGAAGGCTTTTTCCTTGTGCGGTACGTTGGACGAAGCAGCGCCACTGCGTAAGGAGATTGCTTTCTTCTCGGCCATCAAGGCGGCCATTACCAAGTTCACCACTGTCGATAAGAAGCGCAGCGATGCTGAGAAGAACAGCGCGCTCAAGCAGATTTTGGACAATGCCATCACCTCGGATGGCGTGGACGATATTTTTGCGTTGGCCGGGCTGGATAAGCCCAACATCGGCCTGCTCTCGGATGAGTTCCTGGAGGACGTGCGGCAGATGGAAAGCCGCAACCTTGCCGTGGAGCTGCTGGAAAAACTGTTGCGTGACGAAGTTAAGGCGCGCGCGCGCAATAACGTGGTCCAGGAGAAGAAGTACGGCGACCGCTTGCTGGAAACGTTGCGCAGGTATCACAACCGCGCGATCGAAACGGCACAGGTCATTGAAGAACTGATCCAGATGGCCAAGGAGTTCAAGGCCGCGCTTGAGCGGGAAGCCGCGCTGGGTCTGAGTCACGATGAAATTGCCTTCTACGATGCATTGGCCAACAACGAAAGCGCGGTGCGCGAGTTGGGTGACGAGACGCTGAAGAAAATCGCAGCGGAGCTTACCGAGAAGCTGCGCGCCAGTACGACTATCGATTGGCAGGTTCGTGAGAGCGTCCGGGCGAAACTGCGCATTTTGGTGCGTCGCTGTTTGCAGCGGTGGAAGTACCCGCCAGACCAGCAATCAGATGCAGTGGAGTTGGTGCTGAAGCAGGCAGAGTCGCTGTCGAATGAGTGGTCACTGTGA